GAAGATTCGGCATAGATGTCTGACCTTCATTTTCAATCGTGATCTGCTGCTGCAGACCTGCTGCATTCAATGTATAGCGTAAACGTATCGTATATTCAAACGGAAGGTATTGATAATACTCATGACCCTCTCTAACTACCTGTTCAATAATGACGTAGCTCTCCTGATCATTCGCACCATAACTAACCACATTCCAAGGGATGTAGTGTAAGAATCCGTGCAAATGATTGCCTGTTGCTTCTTCATTTACAGGAAGCTGATATACCTCGCCGTTCCATGGGAATTTGCCGTCTTCATATCGATTAGGCGGGAATAGAACCGGGATGCCGTAAATGCCCGGGTTCGCCTTCAATTCTTCAACGTTGTCTTCCCCAGGCTCTCTGAGATACTGATGATTACGCTCTACATCTCGAAAAGAGACAAGATTGCCTCCGATTTCTGGAATGAGCGCAGCTTCATAAGCACCATGCTTCAGCTTGATCGCGGCAAGACCGCCGTACACGCCTTCTGTTGCGGAATAAATTTGTTCTAATGCCATTCTCTCATCATTCCTCCTATTATGTAGCGCTTTCATATCTAGTATTGAACTAGTTCCGTGAATCCATTTTTTATATGAAAATGATTTACCTACTGAACGAATATACCATGTTATTCAAAAAAATTCTATCCAGCACAGCGAAGCAGCGCCCCTAATCACGCGAAAAAAAAGATTGCAGCCCCACATCACTCAAGGCTGCAATCTTCGTTATAATTATTCCGCCAAATATCTTGTTGATCCGCTCTGGTAAGCAGGACCCGCTAAACATATTTCCCATGTCTAGGCACAGCCTGAATCTCAAAATTACGAGCCAGCCGTTCAAGCTGCTCCGTCATCTGGGAGCCTTTCATTACATGTCCATGACCCGTAACCAGCAGTGCCGGCTGTAACAGGTTCAAGCACTCAACAGAACGTTTAGCTTGCTTCCAGTCTATTGTGAAATAGGTAGGGGGTCCGTTCAGCTCTTTATCCTGAAACAATACATGCCATAGAGATTCTTGCTGAACAGTAATCACTGCATCCCCTGCTATGAGTGCGTGATCCGCGTCTCGAAACAACGAAACATGTCCCGGCGAATGTCCCGGTGTATGAATCCAGCGCCAGTCCGGGGCTCCAGGAATGGAATAATCCGCAGGCAGCTCAGCCACCCGATCGTCCAAATGAATGGCTTCATTCGGATATGCAAAAGACAGCTTGGCAAGAAGTCCTCCACTCGCTGACGGGTCCGCAGGAGGATAATCGCTAACTCCGGTCAGATAGGGAAGCTCCATAGGATGGGCATACACAGGCGCTCCCCAATGCTGTACCAGTTCTATAACATTACCTACGTGGTCAAAATGTCCGTGTGTCAAAATGATCGCCGTCGGCGGCCCTTTAAACCGCTCCTCAGCAACATGGATAATATCGCTCGCAAAGCCAGCAAGTCCTGTATCGATCAGTACCCATTGTCTAGTACCCGGTATGCCTACAAACAAGACATTGACAAATAACGTGCGCAAACTCAATATATCGGGTGCAACCTCTTCCAGTGCCGTCTTGCCCTCAGTAATCAGATTGTCAGACTCCATATGACGGATACCTCCCATAAATATATTGGAATGCGCTCCTTTATGTAACCAGATTATAGAGTACCCCGAGCCTTAGTCCGGTATGCACGGTCAATCAGCAGAGAACTCACCTTATTAAATATAGTCAGCATGTCATAGGAATAGACCAAGTACTAATCGTCCAAGGCTTTAAATATAAAAATGCCGATGCTTTCCTCTATTCTGGAATGGTATCAATCGCCGCATCCAGCAATTCATCGAACAGATCATCGTCTTCTTCAATTCTGGCATCCAGCTTCAGAAATTCCTCTTCTTCTCCAGGCTCTCCGGCAAAATGAAGGCTGTAATCCCAATCCTTCCCTCTCTTACTGTAGAACGAAATTTCATATTCCACTGGACTCTCGTCTATAGTAAATACTGTACTGCCCAGCCATTCGTTGTCCTCATTCTTACCCATCGTGGCTCTGATGATTTTATAACTCACTCTTCTTCTCTCCTTATTAGACAGCTATTTTCGTATGCAGCTGGTTCATGAAATTTTTAATGGTTTTTTTGATGAATACCACGTATATTGTACAATAATAAAATAGATATGCGAAAGCAACCCGTTTACGTTAAACTGGGTAAGCAGTACTTTTTTTACCATGGGTAAATTATTATTGCGCTGTGAATGTACAAGCGTGTATTGGAGGATTAATGAAATGAATGATTTCGCACAAAAATTAAAAGCCTATGCTGAGCTCACTGTAAAAGTTGGCGTCAACATCCAGCCAGGTCAAACCTTGATCGTTCATGCTCCGGTCGAATCCAAGGAATTTGCTCGCCTGATCGTTAAGGAAGCCTATGATGCCGGAGCCGCTCTCGTCAAGGTTCAATGGAATGATGAGCAGATCACCCGTATGCAGTACGATCTTGCTGCAGATGAAGTGTTCTCAAAAGAGCCGAAATGGACTGCCGGAGAAATGACGGAGCTCGTTGAGCAAGGTGCAGCCGTGTTACATATCTTGTCTGAGAATCCGGACCTGTTGAAGGGCGTCAAGCAGGAAAGAATCGTCGCTTCTCAAAAGGCACGCGGCAAAGCGATGGCGAAGTACCGTGCTTATCAGCAGGCTGATAAATTCAGCTGGTGCCTCATCGCTGTACCATCACCTGAATGGGCAGCGAAAGTGTTCCCTGATGCACCACAAGAAGAACAAGTATCGTTATTATGGGACGCTATTTTCCAAACCGTTCGAATCGGAGAAGCAGATCCGGTAGCTGCTTGGCAGACACATCTCTCCACATTGGAGAGCAAGTCTAAGACATTGAACGAGAAGAAATATAAGAAGCTGCACTACAAAGCGCCGGGTACGGATCTTACAATTGAGCTTCCCGAAGGACATCTCTGGGCTCAAGGCGATAGTATCAATGAGAAGGGCTTTACGTTTGTAGCTAATATGCCAACAGAAGAAGTGTTTACTGCCCCTCTTAAGACAGGTGTTAATGGTACGGTATCAAGTACAAAACCGCTAAGCTATGGCGGCAATCTAATTGACAAGTTCTCGCTCACATTCGAGAATGGACGAATCGTAAACGTAACCGCAGAAGAAGGGCTGGAAGCACTGCAAAACCTGGTTGAAATTGACGAAGGCTCTCACTACCTTGGTGAAGTCGCACTTGTGCCGCATCAGTCTCCGATCTCGGACACGAACATTCTGTTCTATAACACCTTGTTTGATGAGAATGCGAGCAATCACCTTGCCATCGGAAGCGCGTATGCCTTCTGTCTCGAAGGCGGCAAAGAAATGGATCAGGAGCAAATTGCTGCTGCTGGACTGAATACGAGCCTAACTCATGTCGATTTCATGATTGGTTCGGGTGAAATGGACATCTATGGCATTACAGCGGATGGGAATGAAGAGCCGATCTTCCTAAAAGGAAATTGGGCGTTTTAATTTAAAAAAACAAACATCAAAGAGCTCAGGTCCTTAGTAGACCTGGGCTCTTTACTTGTGCTCATGAACTGCCGTTTATGTCCTGTTCTCCACATAGGTTTCTGGGTAAGCTACGGCTTGAGAATGACCTTCATGCAGTTTTCTTCCTTATTATTAAACACTTCATAAGCCCTCTCCGCATCTTCCAATCTCATCTGATGTGTTATGATATCGGTCGGGTCGATTTTACCTGACTTAATCTGTGCGTACAGCTCTGGAATCAGGTGAATCACTGGAGCCTGTCCCATCTTCAGCTCTACGTTCCGTTCGAACAAGTGGCCGAGTGGGAACATATTGTAATTGGCTCCGTACACTCCGATTAATTGAATCGTACCAAACTTGCGTACGACCTCAGATGCAGTTCTGAACGCGCCGAGTGACCCTCCTTGCAGCATCAACGCTGTCTCCACCTTCTCCACAGCTGTTCTCTTGGCATCCATTCCGACACAATCGATGACGACATCGGCCCCGCCGTGTGTAATTTCTTTCAAATATCCTTCAAAGCCCTTGATTTCTTCAAAGTTATAAGTCTCGACCTGATTCGTCCGCTTGGCATGATCCAGTCGATAATTCAAATGATCGACAGCAATAACCCGTTTGGCGCCTGCCTGCCAGGCAAATTTGTGTGTAAGGAGACCTACAGGGCCGCAGCCAAGCACGATTACGGTATCACCAGGCTTCACCCCGGCATTCTTGACTCCCCAATAGGCCGTCGGAAGAATATCGGATAAGAACAACAATTTGTCATCTTCCAATTCAGCGTCTTCTGGAATAACAAAAGGCATAAAATTACCATAGGGCACTCTGAGGTATTCCGCTTGGCCTCCCTGATATCCTCCATAGGTATCTGAATACCCTAAATAACCGCCGCTGTCCTTCGTATCATTAGCATGGTCACATTGGCTTTCCATTTCGTGCTTACAGAAGAAGCACTCTCCACAGGATACGTTAAATGGGACGATGACACGGTCCCCTTTTTTGACATGAGTTACTCCTTTGGCAACTTCCTCGACGATTCCCATGGGCTCATGCCCGATCACATAATCTTCATGCATACCAGGAATCAGCCCATTGTAAATATGCAGATCGGATCCGCATATCGCGCTTGAAGTGACTCGTATAATGATATCGTTATTGTCCTGCAAGGAGGGATCAGCGACCTCTTTCACCTTTACCTTCTTTTTACCTTGATATGTTAATGCTTTCATCTAATATCACTCCTTTCTCGCTTATTTTAACCATATGGCTGGATGAACTATCAGATTTATCATTTTTATTTGTGACATTAACTTAATGACAATAGAAACGTATATTTCAAAATTATGGAGTAAACCTTCAAATTATAGTAAAATAGTGGAATGATTGTCCAAAAATAGAGAAGCTTCATGATAGAGAGGGGATATATATGTCTGACCGGATCCAACTGCTGTTGGCTGCGGACTATAATGATCTAGGCGAATCCCTGCAGAGAGAGATCTACTATGAATACTATCAGATGATGTACGGGTTTATCGTATATATGTTGAAGGATCACTCCGCCGCTGAGGACATTATTCAGGAAGCATTCATCAAAATTATTAAAAATAAGCCCGAATTTGAAAATGAAGCCAAGCTGAAAGCATGGCTGAAGGTTGTTACCAAAAACACGGCCATTAATTATTTGAGAAAAAATAAAAAATATCGTAACCAACTTGACGCGGACAGTGTTTTCTTAGATGTAG
This sequence is a window from Paenibacillus urinalis. Protein-coding genes within it:
- a CDS encoding aldose 1-epimerase, with the protein product MALEQIYSATEGVYGGLAAIKLKHGAYEAALIPEIGGNLVSFRDVERNHQYLREPGEDNVEELKANPGIYGIPVLFPPNRYEDGKFPWNGEVYQLPVNEEATGNHLHGFLHYIPWNVVSYGANDQESYVIIEQVVREGHEYYQYLPFEYTIRLRYTLNAAGLQQQITIENEGQTSMPNLLAFHTAINAPFEPNSTAADYVAKATIGQRIELNERNLPTGNTQPLTDEEVLLKTEGVSPYFASMDNHYTAEPQNGRNYMELTNTISGTKLVYDVGTSYKHWMIWNNNACEQFFCPEPQMNLVNAPNVSGRSSEEIGLVALEPGEIFEESSRLYIVNPK
- a CDS encoding MBL fold metallo-hydrolase, with the translated sequence MESDNLITEGKTALEEVAPDILSLRTLFVNVLFVGIPGTRQWVLIDTGLAGFASDIIHVAEERFKGPPTAIILTHGHFDHVGNVIELVQHWGAPVYAHPMELPYLTGVSDYPPADPSASGGLLAKLSFAYPNEAIHLDDRVAELPADYSIPGAPDWRWIHTPGHSPGHVSLFRDADHALIAGDAVITVQQESLWHVLFQDKELNGPPTYFTIDWKQAKRSVECLNLLQPALLVTGHGHVMKGSQMTEQLERLARNFEIQAVPRHGKYV
- a CDS encoding aminopeptidase → MNDFAQKLKAYAELTVKVGVNIQPGQTLIVHAPVESKEFARLIVKEAYDAGAALVKVQWNDEQITRMQYDLAADEVFSKEPKWTAGEMTELVEQGAAVLHILSENPDLLKGVKQERIVASQKARGKAMAKYRAYQQADKFSWCLIAVPSPEWAAKVFPDAPQEEQVSLLWDAIFQTVRIGEADPVAAWQTHLSTLESKSKTLNEKKYKKLHYKAPGTDLTIELPEGHLWAQGDSINEKGFTFVANMPTEEVFTAPLKTGVNGTVSSTKPLSYGGNLIDKFSLTFENGRIVNVTAEEGLEALQNLVEIDEGSHYLGEVALVPHQSPISDTNILFYNTLFDENASNHLAIGSAYAFCLEGGKEMDQEQIAAAGLNTSLTHVDFMIGSGEMDIYGITADGNEEPIFLKGNWAF
- a CDS encoding zinc-dependent alcohol dehydrogenase, which encodes MKALTYQGKKKVKVKEVADPSLQDNNDIIIRVTSSAICGSDLHIYNGLIPGMHEDYVIGHEPMGIVEEVAKGVTHVKKGDRVIVPFNVSCGECFFCKHEMESQCDHANDTKDSGGYLGYSDTYGGYQGGQAEYLRVPYGNFMPFVIPEDAELEDDKLLFLSDILPTAYWGVKNAGVKPGDTVIVLGCGPVGLLTHKFAWQAGAKRVIAVDHLNYRLDHAKRTNQVETYNFEEIKGFEGYLKEITHGGADVVIDCVGMDAKRTAVEKVETALMLQGGSLGAFRTASEVVRKFGTIQLIGVYGANYNMFPLGHLFERNVELKMGQAPVIHLIPELYAQIKSGKIDPTDIITHQMRLEDAERAYEVFNNKEENCMKVILKP
- a CDS encoding RNA polymerase sigma factor, which translates into the protein MSDRIQLLLAADYNDLGESLQREIYYEYYQMMYGFIVYMLKDHSAAEDIIQEAFIKIIKNKPEFENEAKLKAWLKVVTKNTAINYLRKNKKYRNQLDADSVFLDVETAQQTSASIESVVETKMMQESIERYMDKLKPEYRSLIELRWKEGLSYREMAELLDTREDVIKQRLFRARERIKKLLHREWGAAHEQRKVK